CGGCGGGACCGTGACCGTGTCCTTCACCCCCACCCTCGCGCCGATGCCCCGCGGGATCCTCGCCACGTGCACCGCCAGGGTGCGACCCGGCACGACCGCCGCGGCGGTCCGCGGCGCGTGGGAGGACGCCTACGTCGCCGAGCCGTTCGTCCACGTGCTGCCGGAGGGCCGCTGGCCCCGCACCGCCGACACCCTCGGCGCGAACACCGTCCACGTGCAGGTCGCGCTCGACGAGCGGGCGGGCCGCGTCGTCGCCGTCGCGGCCGTCGACAACCTCACGAAGGGCACGGCGGGCGCCGCCGTGCAGGGCACGAACCTCGCCCTCGGGCTCCCCGAGCCGCTCGGCCTGCCGAGCGCGGGGCTCGCCCCGTGAGCGTCACGGCGGCCCGCGGCTTCCGGGCCGGCTCCGCCACCGCGGGTCTCAAGCCGTCCGGGCGGCCGGACGTCGCCCTCGTCGTCAACGACGGCCCCCGCGACGCCGTGGCGGCCGTCTTCACGCGCAACCGTGCCCGCGCCCACCCCGTCCTGTGGAGCGAGCAGGTCGTCCGCAGCGGCAGCGCCCGCGCGCTCGCGGTGAACGCCGGCAACGCCAACTGCTACACCGGGCCGGACGGCTTCCTCGTCACCCACCGCACGGCCGAGCACGTCGCGGCGGTCCTGTCGTCGCTGTCGCCGGGCGGGCCGGAGGTCGGCGGCGGTGACGTCGTCGTGTGCTCGACGGGCATCATCGGCGTCCCCCTCGACGGCGGGCTCCTGCTCGGCGGGCTGGACGCCGCGGCGGCCTCGCTCAGCCCCGACGACGCCGCGTCGGAGGCGGCCGCCAGGGCGATCATGACGACCGACACGCGGCCCAAGGCGGCAGTGCACCGGGACCCGTCCGGCTGGACGGTCGGCGGGATCGCGAAGGGCGCCGGCATGCTCGCGCCGGCGCTCGCGACGATGCTCGTCCACCTCACGACCGACGCCGACCTCGACGCGGCGGCCCTCGACCGGGCCCTGCGAGCCGCGACCCGCGTGACCTTCGACCGGCTCGACTCCGACGGGTGCATGTCGACGAACGACACCGTCAGCCTCATGGCCTCCGGCGCCTCGGGCGTGGTCCCGGACGAGGCGGCGTTCACGGCCGCCCTCACCGACCTGTGCCGCGACCTGGGCCGCCAGCTGCTGTCCGACGCCGAGGGGGCCGAGCACGACGTCGCCATCCGCGTCGCCGGTGCCGCGAGCGAGGACGAGGCCGTCGAGGTCGGCCGGGCCGTCGCGCGCAGCGCCCTCGTCAAGACCGCGGTCTTCGGGCGCGACCCGAACTGGGGCCGCATCCTCGCCGCCGTCGGCACGACGGGCGCGGCGTTCGACCCCCTCGAGGTCGACGTCGCCGTCAACGGCGTGCTCGTGTGCCGGGCCGGCGGGCCGGGGGAGGACCGCGACCGGGTCGACCTGTCCGGGCGCGACGTCGAGATCGTCGTCGACCTCCACGCCGGCGCGAGCGACGCGACGGTGTGGACCAACGACCTCACCCACGCCTACGTCCACGAGAACTCGGCGTACACGACGTGAGCGGGGCGAGTCCCACCACCGCGACCCGTCGCGCCGAGGAGCTGGCCGCGGCCGGGGAGAAGGCCGCGGTCCTCGTCGAGGCCCTGCCGTGGCTGCGGGAGCTGCACGGGGCGCTCGTCGTCGTGAAGTACGGCGGGAACGCGATGGTCGACGACGCGCTCAAGGCCGCCTTCGCGCAGGACATCGTCTTCCTCCGGCTCGCGGGCCTCCGACCCGTCGTCGTCCACGGCGGCGGCCCGCAGATCAGCGCCGCGCTCGACCGCATGGGCATCGAGAGCGAGTTCCGCGGCGGCTACCGCGTCACGACCCCGGAGGCGATGGACGTCGTCCGCATGGTCCTCACCGGCCAGGTCGGGCGGGAGCTCGTCGGGCTCGTCAACGCCCACGGCCCGTACGCCGTGGGGATGTCGGGGGAGGACGGGGGACTCCTGCGGGCCCGTCGCCGCACCGCTCGTACGACGGCCCCCGACGGGACGGTGGAGGAGGTCGACATCGGCCTCGTCGGTGACGTCGTCGCCGTCGACCCCTCCGCCGTCACCGACCTGCTGGCGGCCGGGCGGGTCCCGGTCGTCTCGAGCGTCGCCCCCGAGGTCGACGGCGACGGGCGGCCGACCGGTCAGGTGCTCAACGTCAACGCCGACAGCGCGGCCGCGGCGCTCGCGGTCGCACTGCGGGCGCGCCGGCTCGTCGTCCTCACCGACGTCGAGGGCCTGTACGCGGCGTGGCCGGACCGCGGCAGCCTCCTGTCGGAGATCAGCGCGGCGGAGCTCGACCGGCTCATGCCGACGCTGGAGAGCGGCATGGTGCCGAAGATGGCCGGCTGCCTCGAGGCCGTGCGCGGCGGGGTGCCGCGGGCGTACGTCGTCGACGGGCGCCGCCCGCACAGCCTCCTCGTCGAGGTCTTCACCGACGCCGGCGCCGGGACCATGGTGGTGCCGTGAGGCCCGGCGCGTACGCTGCCGCCGTGCCCCCGACCGACGCGACGGAGCCGTCCGGGACGACCGGGACGACCGGGACGACCGGGACGACCGCGGTGCCCCCGGGCCGCTCGGCCCGGCTTGTCGCGGCGCTGCAGCGGCGACGCCGGCTGGCCGTCCTCGTGCCCGTCGTCGCCCTCGTGCTCGGCACCCCGCACAGCTGCCCGTTCTGCTGAGCCGGCGCACACACCCCGCCCTCCCGACCGGCTCATGCCAGGGCCAGCGCGGCCCGCT
The nucleotide sequence above comes from Aquipuribacter nitratireducens. Encoded proteins:
- the argJ gene encoding bifunctional glutamate N-acetyltransferase/amino-acid acetyltransferase ArgJ, with product MSVTAARGFRAGSATAGLKPSGRPDVALVVNDGPRDAVAAVFTRNRARAHPVLWSEQVVRSGSARALAVNAGNANCYTGPDGFLVTHRTAEHVAAVLSSLSPGGPEVGGGDVVVCSTGIIGVPLDGGLLLGGLDAAAASLSPDDAASEAAARAIMTTDTRPKAAVHRDPSGWTVGGIAKGAGMLAPALATMLVHLTTDADLDAAALDRALRAATRVTFDRLDSDGCMSTNDTVSLMASGASGVVPDEAAFTAALTDLCRDLGRQLLSDAEGAEHDVAIRVAGAASEDEAVEVGRAVARSALVKTAVFGRDPNWGRILAAVGTTGAAFDPLEVDVAVNGVLVCRAGGPGEDRDRVDLSGRDVEIVVDLHAGASDATVWTNDLTHAYVHENSAYTT
- the argB gene encoding acetylglutamate kinase, with the protein product MSGASPTTATRRAEELAAAGEKAAVLVEALPWLRELHGALVVVKYGGNAMVDDALKAAFAQDIVFLRLAGLRPVVVHGGGPQISAALDRMGIESEFRGGYRVTTPEAMDVVRMVLTGQVGRELVGLVNAHGPYAVGMSGEDGGLLRARRRTARTTAPDGTVEEVDIGLVGDVVAVDPSAVTDLLAAGRVPVVSSVAPEVDGDGRPTGQVLNVNADSAAAALAVALRARRLVVLTDVEGLYAAWPDRGSLLSEISAAELDRLMPTLESGMVPKMAGCLEAVRGGVPRAYVVDGRRPHSLLVEVFTDAGAGTMVVP